GGCGAGCTCGCGGGCGGTGACGTAGCCGATGCCACTGTTGGCGCCGGTCACCACGGCGACTTTGTTCGCATCCATCGATGTCAGGATCCACCGTGGACGGGCGTACCGAAAGAAGATGAAGCGGACCGGGCGGGATCGAGCGATCCCGCCCGGTCGCGGTCCTGTCGGGTCAGGACCAGCCGGCGCCGACCACCCAACTGACGTCGTCAGCGAACAGGCCGGTGGCGTCGAAGGTGTGCACGCCGCCCTGGCTGGCGATGTAGCCGGTGTTGTTGTAGTGCCGGATGTAGCGGGTCGGATAGTTGAACGAGCGCAGCGCGTTGCCCTGGCCGTTCAGGCCGGCCTGCGGGCAGAAGGTGGCGTCCTGCTTGAAGACGGCGCTGTTGTCGTTGGCGTTGAGGTACAGCTGGAAATTGGAGTGGCGCAGGTAGCTGCCGGCGGTGTCCTTGGACTCGAAGGAGACGCAGCCGCTGTTGGCCAGGCCGGCCCGGACGATGAAGGTGGCCTGGCCCTTCACGGTCGCCGAGCTGGACGAGGTGACCGCCTGGGTGGCCACGCTCGTGCCGGAGTGCGCCAGATAGCGGCCGGTGCAGCAGGCGGTGGTGGCGCGCAGCGACACGGACGAGCCGACGGTGAGCGCCGGGCCGCTGGTCAGCGACGTGGTGGCGTATCCGGCGGCGGTGATGTTGGCCTGGACCGCGTTCTCGGTGGCGTCCGACGGGTATCCGGAGGTCATCACGCCCTCGTAGAACGTGCCCTGCGCGCTGATGCTGTTGTCCCCGCCGATGCCGAGGATGATGGCGCCCTCCTTGTGCATCGGGTTGTAGCCGGACTTGTTCGGCCGCACCCCGCTGTAGAAGGTCGACAGGCCACCGGACTGGGCGTTGCCGCCGCGGATCGACCACTGGTTCGGGCCGCCCTTGAGGGTCGCGGTCAGGAACCGGTGGGTGATGGTGGGGTCGCCCGAGTTGTTGCCGGCGTTGTAGCCGCTGAAGAGGCCGTTCTCCAGGTCGGCCATGATCCACGGGCCGCTGCCGGCGCCGGTGCCCCAGCCGGTGCTGGTGCCGAAGTACAGCGCCTCCATGTGCCCGTTGCCGGTGTCCAGGCTGTTGGTCTCGGCGTTGCCGTAGTCGAAGCAGCAGCCGCCGTTGGAGTGTGTGCCGTCGAAGATCGCGTACATGCCTTCGGGCTGGTCACCGGTGGCGATGCCGTTGGTGTTGTTGTTGCGGTAACCGGTGCCGGGCGAGATCCAGACCCCGTACGCCTTGTGGCCGCCGACCGTGACCGGGGCGCCGGTGGCGCTGGCCAGGTTGTCCTTGCCGCCCACGTCCGGACCCTGGAACCCGCCGGGCGGGGCCTGGGTGAGGTGGTTGCCGCGGCCGGACTGGTCGTAGATGACGGTGATCAGGCAGGTGGTGTTCGCGCAGAAACTGTCCTGGGCAGCGGCGTTGGCCACCCCGCCGGCGCTGAGCGGGGCGATGGTCGTGGTGGCCCCGTCGGAGTTGCGCTTCACCTGGTACAGGGCACCGGTGTAGGCGCCGTAGAGGGCGCGGGTGGT
Above is a genomic segment from Actinoplanes ianthinogenes containing:
- a CDS encoding alpha-L-arabinofuranosidase B, whose protein sequence is MPSRTRMLVSGAAVLGAALAGILVNAAPSAAAVTGPCDLYASGGTPCVAAHSTTRALYGAYTGALYQVKRNSDGATTTIAPLSAGGVANAAAQDSFCANTTCLITVIYDQSGRGNHLTQAPPGGFQGPDVGGKDNLASATGAPVTVGGHKAYGVWISPGTGYRNNNTNGIATGDQPEGMYAIFDGTHSNGGCCFDYGNAETNSLDTGNGHMEALYFGTSTGWGTGAGSGPWIMADLENGLFSGYNAGNNSGDPTITHRFLTATLKGGPNQWSIRGGNAQSGGLSTFYSGVRPNKSGYNPMHKEGAIILGIGGDNSISAQGTFYEGVMTSGYPSDATENAVQANITAAGYATTSLTSGPALTVGSSVSLRATTACCTGRYLAHSGTSVATQAVTSSSSATVKGQATFIVRAGLANSGCVSFESKDTAGSYLRHSNFQLYLNANDNSAVFKQDATFCPQAGLNGQGNALRSFNYPTRYIRHYNNTGYIASQGGVHTFDATGLFADDVSWVVGAGWS